The following is a genomic window from Candidatus Nitrosocosmicus arcticus.
GGTCAACCAGATTCCAAAGCTTATACACCACCCGAATTACAACAATCGATAACACAGGATGTTCGTTATACAACTATATCTCAAGATTGGAACGAATATGTTGTCGATGATGGGGCAAATATAAAGGTACAGCCAATGGTAACTAAAGTATCAAAAACATCAAAATTTGATCTCCATGGTGATCCTATATATTTAGTTAATGTACAAGGTAATGTAGTTGTTGAGAAACCCAAATCACTAAGTCAATAATATTTCTTCATCACACTAGTGGTCAATTATCATTAATAATTGGAAGTACTACGAAAAAATTTCTTTCAAAAATTGGTTAACTAGTTCATATTGTTCCTAAAATATAGCTGGGGTTCGGTGGGATTAAGTTCCCAATGGTAAAAGGGTTCGGTAAAGTCATGAAGATATCGGTGTGGATTAGTTATATTTATGATATAGGATGTGTAACGTTCATCAAATAACTTTTCACAACATCATCAAGGCGGTCCAGTCCTATCGGTTTTTTCACGATTTCTCTTACTCCAACTTCCGTATAGTCTTTGAAATCGTCCATCTTCAGATTTAAGGCGGTTAATATTACTATCCTTTTATACCGCACACCTTGTTTTTTCAATTGACTGAGAATATCAAACCCTGTATATTCTGGTAAAGATATGTCCAAAAGTATAAGGTCATATTCCTGTTTTTGAATCTCAAACAACCCCTTATGACCCTCGTTGACTTCCTTGCTATCTATGCCGTGAAACATACAATAATCCGACACTGCTTGCGTGGTGTCATGGTTGTCATCGATAGTCAATAAGTTCAATTACCATTATATTATCAAAATATAAATATAAATGTTAAGTAAAGATTCAATTTATAAATAATAATCCAACTTATTGTATTTTATTCTAATATTCTAATATAATTTTAATTCATATTTAATCTGATGGCTATCAGACTATTAACAACAGATTAATCCATGATGCCGTAATTTTTTTTATTTCAATTGAGAAAGCACTAAAACTCTTAAAACTATTACCAACCGTCATTTGCGAGATAATTTGTTAATAGATAAAACCGAAAAATCTTATAAACAATATTTTTCTTTTGAATAAGCGAATATTTGTTCAGGAATGTATCATCTATTATATTGTATTAAAATCGTGACTATAATAGGTATCTGGTTCATTCAATCGGATTTGACGTGACCAAGGAACTTGAGAGCAAGTGTATGCTACTACTTATTATCCGAACTATTATTCCTTTTAGGAAGGCGATAATCAATATTTAAAGTTCCAATTTATTAACTCATGAGGTATGAATATGGCGTAAAGAAGCATAGTTTTGTGAAAATTTGGAATGAACTTTTGTGATTGAGGATATAATCATTTTAGATTGTACTTTTCATTAAGCACAGTCTTTGAATCAATCTCACAAATACAAGGAGAGATAAAGTGTATTATCGTCTTATTTA
Proteins encoded in this region:
- a CDS encoding response regulator, with the translated sequence MNLLTIDDNHDTTQAVSDYCMFHGIDSKEVNEGHKGLFEIQKQEYDLILLDISLPEYTGFDILSQLKKQGVRYKRIVILTALNLKMDDFKDYTEVGVREIVKKPIGLDRLDDVVKSYLMNVTHPIS